A stretch of DNA from Microcaecilia unicolor chromosome 10, aMicUni1.1, whole genome shotgun sequence:
GCGGTTCGTCTGGGCCGGAAAGCACCCTAGGTTGGCGAGGTCTCTGTTATACAAGGagcggaagaggggggggggctgggggtgcCCAATCTTGCTTGGTACTATAGAGCAGCACAAGGGAAAGCGGCACTCGAATGGCATCAGGATTATCCTGACCGTCAGTGGGTGCATATAGAACAACACTCCCTGGGCGAGAAGCCGCTGAGTGCAATTATGTGGTTACCAAAGTCTTTCAGAACTCTGGAGGAGCGAGCCTGCCCCTCTATAACTACAACACTTTATTACTGGGACAGCTTATTCCCTAAGAGACAGTGCATATTGACCCGAGAAACTCCTATAGCCTTTAATCCTCTATTCTTACCAGGTACCACTAAGGGGATATTTACTAAATGGTACGAGACAGGGGTGAGAAATTGGGGTCAAATGTTTGACGGGGACTCATTGCTGTCTTCTCAGGCCTTGAAGGATAGATATCCAGGGGTAGAGAGGGGTGAATTTGCATATCGTCAATTAGCACATTTTCTCCAGACTAAAGCGGTACGAGAAGTTTGCTACCTCTCGAGGCCTAATCAGTCACCTATACCTCATCATAAGTAAGCAAACAATTTGTAGTGAGGAGCACAGGAATAGATGGGAAAAGGAACTGGGCAAGTGCTTGGAAGAGCCTgaatgggagagaatagaaagaagCGTGGTGAGAGTGTCGACACATGTACCCCTGCAGGAGAACGCAGTGAAAGTATTATACAGGTGGTACCTTACACCTGCTCGTTTACAGAGGATATTTCCGTCTTCCTCGGGTATGTGCTGGCGGAGATGTGGCCATAGGGGCACAATGGGGCACATATGGTGGGGTTGTATCAAAATTCGTGCATTTTGGACAGCGGTCCACTTTAGGATGCAGAAATGGTTGGGAGGTACAATACCATGGGCCCCTGAGGTGTTTCTGTTCTCTGCTCGGATTGCAGGCTTAACAGCATGTAAACAGATCCTGGCGAAACATGTAGTGGGAATGGCAAGGGTGGTCGTAGCCTCACACTGGCGAAGGGAGGGGGTTCCCCCAATAACAAAATGGCTTCGCAAACTGAGGTATGtaagtgaaatggagagactgatGGCTGAACGCAAAAATCAGATGGGAAAATGGAAATTGGTTTGGAACAATGTCCCCTCTGAAGATCTATCAGTATAGCATGTTGATTATCCGAATGTACCATGACTGTTAATGGTCAGCTGTGTCCttttggagggagggtgggtagtggggggggggattgttagatcgaggggaagggaagggggaataaaatggaataaaagaaaaaatttgaAGTTACGCGATGTTAATAATTGAATGATGAAACTGTTACTCACCACAGTGAAGAAACTGTTATTAGATTCTTTGTACTTACAATAGAGTAGCACTTAATTGATGTTTGTGCaatgtatgttatgttatgttatgtttcattgaacaataaagacttctttcaaataaaaaaaaaaaaaaggtttggtgcACCGACTCCAAGTCCAAATCAAAAGTAATAATATACTTTCTCACTTCTATTAAAAGAAACAAGGTTAAAATGGTACTGGCAACTTTATTTATTCCAGAAACCATCTGAGGATCATTTACCCTAATAGTGAGCATCatagcaccctcccccccaccaccccccaaaaaagcttttttttttttaaagagatgtAGCACACAGCATAGGGCAGTTCTTAATATTCAAGAATGTTTGGCATATATACCATGATTAAAATCCGTATTTATTTGCATCCACATTTCCTGAGTTTTAAAGTCTGTGCAAACTGAGATAAAATatatttgttgggggggggggggggggaggaatcaaACATCTAACTGCAAGGTTAACTATGCAGAAATTTCACAAATTATGCTTTGAAAACGGACATTTATTTTGGCCATCCGCTTGTGGAAAATTATGGCAGGAGTCAACAAGTACTACAGGTTACAGGAATTCAAAATGATGGTCATTTAAGTGACCCATAAGAATCTCTTAGAAAgccaataaaaacaaatacagtaaCATTTTTTAAATGGAAAAGGAAAACTTGAAAGCTGCAGAAAGACTACAACATGCTTCAATTCTGTGGTACCatatttcccccttttcctctacaGTCTCTTCCTAGACTGGCCACTTACAGCTGCGTTGGAACTACTTCTGTGCCTGCTCATCTTTCCTTGTGGTTTTCTTTCACTCTAAGCATTTTCTTGATCTTTTATGAACTACTTTCCCAAAAACATATTAGTTAAAAAATATTGACCTCTGACCTTCTAAAAGAAGTAATTTGAGGACCGATTCACttaatgtggtaacagtggtataCATTAAGTACATCAACAAACATGTCATACATATGACAAATTTGTCATAGGCCACATTAGTTCTCAACCCTACCCAGTTGCATCCAATGGGTCCACTCCTCTCCCAACTTCACAATGCCCAATCTGATTAATGCCAAAAATGACTTGAATTTGGAGAATGGCATGATCatagctttttattttcttaatttttaaattttcaccTTAGCCTGGGGGAATGACCTGTGGCCTGGGTCTAGTGGAGCCCTAGAGCTGCTGGGGACCAATCTGTAAAAGAAGCAACAAAATGATTGTAACTATAGCTAAAGACACCTTGTTACAAGTGCGTCAAGAAACTCTACAGTACCTGGAAGGAAGGATGAACAAAATTCCACATGCCAAGCTTGCTACTGCCTAATACAGCTGTCCCTGAAGGAACAGCTGAAGATTAAAGTGGCCACATGGGAGGTCTAGTAACCAGGGACAGTGTAAGAGGATGAGCTGACTCGCAGTTGCTACTTTTAAACTCTCTTTCCCATTGCAGCTATTGGCAATACAGTTGGTCCAACTTCTGCTGAGGGCTATCTCAATTAGAAGTCAGGTTGCCCCCATCTGAGCCAGGAAGGGCTGTGCTGTGTCTGTGGCAACAGGCCTACTGCCCCCTCAGCTGCATTAGTCAGCAATTCAAGGCCTAATGGGGCCTATTCCCTAGTAATACGTATTAACTTTAGTGAAAAAGTCCCAAAATAGAAGCGAGCTTAGGTGAGTATGAAGGAATCCTTAGAGGGGAAGACATGAAAGGAAACCCAGATATCAACTGAGGTCTATGGCTTTGCAACAGAAGTACATTGGGCAGCTAGCACCCAAATGGCCTAATCTGCAGTCATATTTCTAAAACAAAGCATCAGATTTACAGAATGACAAAGTATTCCTTTAAGCAGGACATTTACGCTGCATTGCACGGGTGTAACAGCACTTAAATATCAGAAATTTCCATTCTGAGAATGCAGGTAAACATCTTCCACAATAAAAGGTCATTAGCACACCTGCTCCGTAATGTAAATCCGGAAAGGCTTTATTTTAAGTTgccctgtacttttttttttctatttcaggtTTTCAAGTTCTTCAAGCATGAACTTTGCTTCATCTTGATACATGTTTCAATATAGGTATAGGAATCTGCTGCTAAAATAAAATCTGGGGAAAGGTGGGGGTTTTCCCCCCCTTTTTGTTAGCTCCGAGTATTAATTGGATGTGGGCAAATAAAGGAAAAACAGATCAATGCTCTGAAGAAGCAGTATGTTACTGTGTTCAGTCTCATGTAAAAAATATGCTCTTTACAATCATATTTAAACTTTATACATGTTGACAAAATGCATCACAAATAAAACTAAACAGCAAATTTAACAAACAATATACAAGAAAGagcaatatgtgtgtgtgtgtatgagatttTCCTGCtctagaaaacagagaaaagttaTCGCACGGGAAAAGTTACAACACTAAGGGACACAGTCTTAAAATATAGCTGTGGTTTTTCTAAGTCACATATTTGCACTACAATAAATTTTGTGTTAAAGTCCTAAGATCAAAGCTTAAAACAATGAAAATGTTCCCACCATGTCCTTCTGTCATGGCAACAGTTAAACAACGTTTTAGAAATGGGTCTATTACTCAAAAGACTGGCTATAGGTCTACAAGTGAAGCTGCAGCTATATCCATCCCCAGGGTGTACTGCATTCATCATTGATAGTATGGCCTGTATCGAGTTTGATCAGGATGATGTGGTCCAGGAATCGGGGCTTGAGAAGGTGGAGGGCCTTGCATTCGTGGAGGTGGTCCCCTTGGAGCAGGCCACATACCAGGGCTCAGGCCCCCAGGCTGTGTGAAAGGAGGGCTGAGAGTTCCTTGATCTTCATTGAACTTCGGCAATGAGTTAGGATTGTAGTGACGAGGAGGGGGAGCATTTACAGGTGGGCCACCATGTTGAGGGGGAGGTCCTGGAGGAGGATGATTCATATATGGAGGCATCTGGGCAATAATATGTCCAGGGGGAGGAGTAATTGGCGGTGGAGCAGATGTCATTGGTGGGGGTGGAGCCTGGCTGTAAACTATATGAGGGGTAGCTGCTGCCTGGGGAGGATGCTGCATTGGATGGCTTAttggtggaggtggaggagggggtggtGCATAGTGCTGCTGGGGAGGCATGATATGATGAGGGTGGGTTACCACTggttgacctggatattcaggatGGTGGTGAGGAGGGCCTGGGGCAGGCGGAGGTGGCTCTCGAGCCCCAGAACTGGAATCATCCTGAATAGGGACAGTTATCAAATTGCTATGCTTTCTTGTAGAAATCCGAAACGTGTCCTGATTCACTGAACGAGGCGGCGCCATGGCCATCTCAGCTGGGGATGCCCGCATGTCTTCATGCTGCTGATTATAATGCTCATGTGGCACATGCTGGATCGGAGGTGGTGGCATCAGGATGTGTGGCTTTGGTGGAACATGACTCATATGGTGCTTATCCGGTGGCATTATGAATCGATCTGGAATTTCTGCAGGAGGTGGCGCCATTGGTGGGTGAATGGGCTCAGGCTGAGGCCGTGTAGCCGGTTTTGCAGCTCTCATGTGTCGGTGATTGATGTGAGCCTGCAAGTCTCTCTGAGACAAATACGTTCTTTTGCACCCCTGCACAATGCTACACATGAAGAGAGAGCCTCGCATACATTGCTCAATTCGCTGAACAGGGTCACTACagctaaataagaaaaaaagcacACATTACTTAAATCAAACAGCAATTACATTTCTTTCTGGATACTTCTGAGGACGACAGGAAGCTTACTTTTACTGACATATCAAAGCCAGTAAGTCTTCAATTGGAGTCCTACTTTACAATGAGTGGGCTTGGTAACAATATGTTAATTTTCtataaagcaaataaaaaaataacacctccaaaaacagatcaaatgatgtttacaaaaaacaaaaacacactccTGAAATACTATATTATAGAAGCCAAGATTTTAGCTCAAAAAattatataagtgaaaagagactCTCATAATGAATATCCGAGTCATCTATGCAGTCCACTGTGACATtataaggggcatttttgataaaacgtccaaaatcgagtGGTTAATATTGCCATTTTTTAACCTCTTTTTGGTTCGAAAGTTGCCTTTTTCTAGACATTCTGTATTcagtgcctttttcttttgggaccattttggaaaagAAACCCGTCTAAGAGAAAAATGCTCAAAAACCAGccactgaacataagaatagccatattgggtcaaaccaatggtccatctagcccagtatcctgcttccaacagtggccaatccagatcacaagaacctggcagaaacccaatagcaacattccatgctaccaatcccagggcaagcagtggcttcccccatgtcagtctgaataacagactatgatggactctttctccaggaacttatccaaaccttttttaaacccagatacgctaactgctgttaccacatcctccggcaacaagttctagagcttaactatttttcaagagaaattttttttcctcctatttgttttaaaagcgtttccatgtaatttcatcaagtatcccctagtctttgtactttttgaaaagctgaaaaatcaattcatttttaccattctactccactcaggaatttgtagaccttaattatgccacctcagctgtctctcccaagctgaaaacctctttagcctttcctcaaatgagaggagttcgatccccttcatcattttggttgctcttctttgagtctattctaatcccactatatctttttaaagatatggcgaccagaattgaacacaatacaatatttaaggtgaggtcgcaccacacagcaatacagaggtattgtaatattcttggtctttttgtgcatcactttcctaataattcctagcattgtttgctttttttggccgttGCCGCAAAATGgacagatttcagcgtattgtctacaatgacactgaggtctttttcttgagtgccgattcctaaggtggaccacagcatcaggtaactatgatttggtttcttcttctcaatgtgcatcactttgcatttgtccacatgaaaatttcatctgccatttggatgcccagtcttccagtttcctaaggtcttcctgcaatttttcacaatccacatgtgttctgacacctttgaatagttttgtgtcatctgcaaatttaatcacctcacatgtcgttccgatttccagatcatttataaatctgttaaatagcaacggtcccagtatagatcccagCAGCACTGTACtcttcactctcctccactgagaaaaatggccatttaccaCAAGGCtagtccagggacctgcctgctgctctaactagAATGGCCATCACATCTGAAGCTATCAGAGCCTAGTATGTACTGTCACATcttaaggggagggaggggctcTGTGACCACTGGGGATATAAGAgaaggttatgccttaatccctccagtggtcactgggtcatttagggcactttttggcaaTTTATTCTTGATTGTaataggtctagccaaaaacatcttaattttggccctaggcatttttgttttgttccattactgcAGAAAAATGTGTATTTTCTGGTGCTGCCCAGGTCACAcccaaactcctccccccccccccccgaaattgggACGAACTATGGAGAAAAACGTCTAGGGTCAAAATTCTGAACTTGGGACATTTatgaaagaaaaatgtccagcTGCCACTTCATGATGTTttttgggcctttttttttttttttgaaaatgtgaacTTACagaatttagaggtccttttactaaggtgtgcgagtgtttttagctcatgctaaacgctagagacacccataggaatatatgggtgtctcaagcatttagcacacactaaaaacactattgcatctttgtaaaagacccccccaaaTGCACTCTTTCACTTAAAGAGGACTATGATTAAATCCATATGTGAGTCTAAATAGCAGCTGTAACCCTTGGACTACCTACATAGATGACCCAGACATTCAATGAGAGCCTTTCGCTTATATAATTTTTGGGGGCTAATATCTTTGCTTTTATAATGTAGTATTTCAGGAtcattttctattaaaaaaaaaaccatttgctATCACTGAGCTGGACCGCTTCACTAATTCTCAAAAACATTATTTTGGcataaaaactgaa
This window harbors:
- the LOC115478916 gene encoding E3 ubiquitin-protein ligase Hakai-like; the encoded protein is MFRSDPRAGAVSWYVAGVAQGEFRSQSAPLRIMDHSDNDLQGTNSSGSLGGLDVRRRIPIKLISKQTNKAKVSPHAPRTMSRMPSKTQAGEEGFNYKEDERYDCKVGDVFGSQRRFPGHIFWDFKINLLGEKDDMPVHFCDKCGLPIKVYGRMIPCKHVFCYDCASQHEKKGDKICPGCSDPVQRIEQCMRGSLFMCSIVQGCKRTYLSQRDLQAHINHRHMRAAKPATRPQPEPIHPPMAPPPAEIPDRFIMPPDKHHMSHVPPKPHILMPPPPIQHVPHEHYNQQHEDMRASPAEMAMAPPRSVNQDTFRISTRKHSNLITVPIQDDSSSGAREPPPPAPGPPHHHPEYPGQPVVTHPHHIMPPQQHYAPPPPPPPPISHPMQHPPQAAATPHIVYSQAPPPPMTSAPPPITPPPGHIIAQMPPYMNHPPPGPPPQHGGPPVNAPPPRHYNPNSLPKFNEDQGTLSPPFTQPGGLSPGMWPAPRGPPPRMQGPPPSQAPIPGPHHPDQTRYRPYYQ